In the genome of Triticum urartu cultivar G1812 chromosome 5, Tu2.1, whole genome shotgun sequence, one region contains:
- the LOC125506993 gene encoding uncharacterized protein LOC125506993, whose amino-acid sequence MESQERSPKAKEAHADDGITIAELPSPRPGEGPKKERLLDFLRAAPSKGAVLARVASLRTRAAYSNFLRSPPVARAVDWRRVRDRGVAWARHPMNAALLVWFAFVAAGVVFVLLLMVGALDSDVPDASRRRRWTEVANQMLNALFTIMCVYQHPRLCHHLALLLRWRAPADVAELRAVYCKNCAGGVRRERLHVAVVVLLLHATCFAQYAYCALFWLFRNDRRPGWAVNLLMALGSGTPVVACLYMVYGPLGQKIALPDSVDEEAATVKESAVARYDRTGSGRVVVSKPEWAGGLFDLADDPTVAAMSLSCTFCVFGWNMERLGLGNMYVHAFTFALLCAAPLLVFAVAALSIRDATLGYLVGAAGALLSVLGLTYGGFWRTRMRKRFGLPADDRFCAPVCGGRRTTVAAADYAKWLFCAPCALAQEVRTGNFYDVEGDGLYVKGEGGVEEERRPAMAPLEREGSLAALMEAEKTGERLHAPPVPMRVETRDKGSTSICTSV is encoded by the coding sequence ATGGAGTCACAGGAGAGGTCACCCAAGGCCAAGGAAGCCCATGCCGACGACGGCATCACTATCGCTGAGCTGCCGAGCCCCCGCCCCGGCGAGGGTCCGAAGAAGGAGAGGCTGCTCGACTTCCTCAGGGCCGCGCCCTCCAAGGGCGCCGTCCTCGCTCGCGTCGCCAGCCTCCGCACGCGCGCGGCGTACAGCAACTTCCTCCGCTCGCCGCCGGTCGCGCGCGCCGTTGACTGGCGCCGGGTGCGGGACAGGGGCGTGGCGTGGGCTAGGCATCCCATGAACGCCGCGCTGCTCGTGTGGTTCGCCTTCGTTGCTGCGGGGGTGGTCTTCGTGCTCCTGCTCATGGTGGGGGCGCTCGACTCCGACGTGCCAGACGCGTCGCGCCGGCGGCGGTGGACGGAGGTGGCCAACCAGATGCTCAACGCGCTCTTCACCATCATGTGCGTCTACCAGCACCCGCGACTCTGCCACCATCTCGCGCTCCTCCTCCGGTGGCGCGCCCCCGCCGACGTCGCTGAGCTCCGGGCCGTGTACTGCAAGAACTGCGCCGGGGGCGTCAGGCGCGAGCGCCTCCACGTGGCGGTCGTCGTGCTCCTCCTGCATGCCACCTGCTTCGCGCAGTACGCCTACTGCGCGCTCTTCTGGCTCTTCCGCAACGACAGGCGCCCCGGCTGGGCCGTTAACCTCTTGATGGCGCTCGGCTCCGGCACCCCCGTCGTCGCCTGCCTGTACATGGTCTACGGCCCGCTCGGACAGAAGATCGCGCTCCCGGACTCTGTCGACGAGGAGGCCGCGACGGTGAAGGAGAGCGCCGTGGCCCGATACGATCGTACGGGCAGCGGCAGAGTGGTGGTCAGCAAGCCGGAGTGGGCCGGCGGGCTGTTCGACCTCGCCGACGATCCCACGGTGGCGGCGATGTCGCTGTCGTGCACCTTCTGCGTGTTCGGGTGGAACATGGAGCGCCTGGGCCTGGGCAACATGTACGTGCACGCCTTCACCTTCGCGCTCCTCTGCGCCGCGCCGCTGCTGGTCTTCGCGGTCGCCGCGCTCAGCATCCGTGACGCCACGCTCGGGTACCTCGTCGGCGCCGCGGGCGCGCTGCTCTCCGTGCTCGGTCTCACTTACGGGGGGTTCTGGCGAACGCGGATGAGGAAGAGGTTCGGGCTGCCGGCTGACGACCGGTTCTGCGCTCCCGTGTGCGGCGGACGGCGTAccacggtggcggcggcggactACGCCAAGTGGCTCTTCTGCGCGCCGTGCGCGCTGGCGCAGGAGGTGAGGACGGGCAACTTCTACGACGTGGAGGGCGACGGTTTATACGTGAAGGGAGAAGGTGGCGTGGAAGAAGAAAGGAGGCCGGCAATGGCGCCCCTTGAGAGGGAAGGGAGCCTCGCGGCATTGATGGAGGCCGAGAAGACCGGCGAGCGTCTCCATGCACCACCGGTGCCCATGAGGGTAGAGACTAGAGACAAAGGAAGTACGTCTATCTGCACGTCTGTCTGA